A window of the Nitrosococcus wardiae genome harbors these coding sequences:
- a CDS encoding LAGLIDADG family homing endonuclease gives MSHSVENKFSLVRKRDGRLLPFDQNRITHAILRAMQASQEGDLAHDPSRVSDKVVAELNQQYPATHIPQVEEIQDLVEETLILMEFAKTAKAYILYRHKRAQIREKAKAVPEKVKQLATESKSFFSNALAEFIYYRTYSRWLEEENRRETWLETVERYMAFMKEKLGERLSSAEYQEIHQAILQQQIMPSMRLLWSAGKAARVNNITAYNCSFIAPTQLQDLGEILYLLMSGVGVGFSVESQNVQQLPIIQRQTGEILPTYKVGDSKEDWGDALKAGLQAWYDGKDIRFDYSEVRPAGSRLHTMGGRSAGPEPLQALLDYGRAKILSAQGKRLRNIDVHDLICKIGAVVEMGGVRRAALISLSDADDEEMRQAKSGHFYINHPQRAMANNSAVYETKPKATDFLREWLALAQGGTGERGLFNRGGLKTQLPERRWPGFEPYWSTSGTNPCVTGDTWVLTDQGPAQVKKLINQSFNPAVNGKAYSSEGFFKTGNKKIFEVETKKGYKLKATKNHQVRTVDYESRKIQKTSWKELCKLSKGDRIVLHNHSDYEWEGAGDFREGWLVGNLLGDGNIEKTGKANLDYWGNTKEAMANQALNLVHETVGARADLAGHTMETGVIRVQSVNLGKRAQELGLVNRQKLISEKIEETSSDFHIGFLQGWFDADGSVQGTQNKGVSIRLASSIYQNLQAAQRMLARLGIISTIYKNRRSAGKRMLPNGKGGFSEYECNPDNELIISGANITRFNFRIGFSDPEKQSKLNQKLADYNRDLNRERFSDEIVSIRQVGHEDVYDCQVPGVNAFDGNGIMLHNCGEIILRNKQFCNLSEVVARPEDTEEALLDKIRIASILGTYQSTLTDFPYLSPEWNKNCEEEHLLGVSITGQWDNPVVRDSQILNKLRHQAIATNRIYAKRLGINESTAVTCVKPSGTVSQLVDAASGMHPRYAPYYLRRVRISAQDPLFIMLKEQKFPYHPEVGQDETTASTFVLEFPVCAPEGSITRADLNGIEQLEYWKMVKENYTEHNPSVTISVVEEEWIAVANWLYNYWDILGGLSFLPRTEAVYQLAPFEEITAEEYQRRVAELPKTDFSHIVIYEKEDTTRGAKELACSGSGCEIDPEEGSLIGGAPHRYP, from the coding sequence ATGTCCCACTCAGTGGAGAACAAATTCTCCCTAGTCAGAAAGCGCGACGGGCGCTTATTGCCTTTTGATCAGAACCGTATTACCCATGCAATATTGCGCGCCATGCAGGCCAGCCAAGAAGGGGATCTTGCCCATGACCCTTCCCGGGTCTCTGATAAAGTGGTGGCAGAGTTGAACCAGCAATACCCTGCTACCCACATCCCCCAAGTAGAAGAAATCCAGGATCTGGTTGAGGAGACATTGATCCTGATGGAGTTTGCCAAAACCGCTAAGGCCTATATCCTCTACCGGCATAAACGGGCTCAAATCCGAGAAAAAGCCAAAGCGGTCCCGGAAAAAGTCAAACAGCTTGCCACTGAAAGCAAGTCCTTTTTTTCCAATGCATTAGCCGAGTTTATCTACTATCGCACCTATTCTCGCTGGCTAGAAGAAGAAAACCGACGCGAAACGTGGCTAGAAACGGTAGAGCGTTACATGGCTTTCATGAAAGAAAAACTTGGCGAGCGTCTCAGTTCGGCAGAGTATCAGGAAATCCATCAGGCCATTCTGCAACAGCAGATCATGCCTTCCATGCGCCTGCTGTGGTCTGCCGGTAAAGCCGCCCGGGTCAACAACATTACCGCCTATAATTGCTCATTTATCGCCCCTACCCAGCTCCAGGATCTGGGCGAAATCCTTTATTTACTGATGTCTGGAGTGGGAGTAGGCTTTTCAGTAGAAAGCCAAAATGTGCAACAACTGCCGATTATTCAGCGGCAAACGGGAGAAATACTGCCCACCTACAAGGTTGGGGACAGCAAAGAGGATTGGGGGGATGCGCTAAAAGCCGGATTACAAGCCTGGTATGATGGCAAGGATATCCGCTTCGATTACTCTGAAGTCAGACCCGCCGGCTCACGGCTTCACACCATGGGGGGACGTAGCGCTGGTCCTGAACCCTTACAGGCCCTGCTAGATTATGGACGTGCAAAAATTCTCAGCGCCCAAGGCAAACGGCTGCGTAACATTGATGTCCATGACCTCATTTGTAAGATTGGCGCAGTCGTGGAGATGGGGGGGGTGCGCCGAGCCGCCCTGATCTCCCTTTCCGATGCCGACGACGAAGAGATGCGTCAAGCGAAAAGCGGCCATTTTTATATTAATCACCCCCAACGAGCCATGGCCAATAACTCAGCCGTGTATGAAACCAAACCTAAAGCCACTGATTTTCTCAGAGAGTGGCTGGCCCTGGCTCAAGGAGGAACCGGTGAGCGCGGACTGTTCAATCGGGGTGGCCTAAAAACCCAGCTTCCAGAGCGGCGGTGGCCGGGTTTTGAACCCTATTGGTCCACCAGTGGGACTAATCCCTGCGTAACAGGGGATACCTGGGTTTTAACCGATCAAGGCCCAGCTCAAGTTAAGAAACTTATTAACCAATCATTTAACCCGGCTGTTAATGGAAAGGCTTACAGCTCAGAAGGCTTTTTCAAAACTGGAAACAAAAAAATTTTTGAGGTAGAGACTAAAAAGGGATATAAGCTTAAGGCGACGAAAAATCATCAGGTACGCACAGTAGATTATGAATCCAGAAAAATTCAAAAAACGAGCTGGAAAGAACTGTGTAAGCTCAGTAAGGGCGATAGGATAGTTTTACACAATCATAGCGATTATGAATGGGAAGGAGCCGGTGATTTCCGCGAAGGATGGCTGGTTGGAAATTTGCTGGGGGATGGGAATATTGAAAAAACAGGAAAGGCAAACTTGGATTATTGGGGAAACACCAAAGAAGCAATGGCCAATCAGGCGTTGAATCTTGTCCATGAAACAGTTGGAGCGCGAGCGGATTTAGCGGGACATACAATGGAAACAGGCGTAATCAGAGTCCAATCTGTTAATCTGGGCAAAAGGGCTCAGGAATTGGGATTAGTTAACCGACAAAAGTTAATTTCGGAGAAAATAGAAGAAACCTCATCCGATTTTCATATAGGTTTTCTCCAAGGATGGTTTGACGCCGATGGCTCTGTCCAGGGAACGCAGAATAAAGGTGTGAGTATAAGATTGGCATCCAGCATTTATCAAAATTTGCAAGCAGCGCAAAGAATGCTGGCAAGACTAGGTATTATTTCTACGATCTATAAAAACAGAAGATCCGCCGGGAAACGAATGCTGCCAAACGGAAAGGGAGGATTCAGCGAGTACGAATGTAATCCGGATAACGAATTAATAATTTCCGGAGCCAACATTACCCGCTTTAATTTTAGAATCGGATTCAGTGATCCAGAAAAACAAAGCAAGTTAAACCAAAAACTTGCCGACTATAACAGAGATTTGAACAGAGAAAGGTTCAGTGATGAAATTGTCAGCATTAGACAAGTAGGCCATGAAGACGTATACGACTGCCAGGTGCCGGGAGTGAATGCATTTGATGGAAATGGAATCATGCTGCATAACTGCGGTGAAATCATCCTGCGCAATAAGCAATTTTGTAATTTATCCGAAGTGGTCGCCCGCCCAGAAGATACGGAGGAAGCGCTTCTCGATAAAATCCGGATTGCTTCGATTTTAGGGACTTACCAATCCACGCTGACTGATTTCCCCTACCTCTCGCCAGAATGGAACAAGAATTGTGAAGAAGAGCACCTGCTTGGTGTTTCTATTACCGGCCAGTGGGATAATCCAGTGGTACGAGATTCCCAGATTTTAAACAAACTACGGCATCAGGCCATTGCTACCAACCGTATCTACGCCAAACGCTTAGGGATTAATGAGTCCACAGCGGTGACCTGTGTCAAACCTTCCGGTACCGTTTCCCAGTTAGTTGATGCCGCCTCCGGGATGCATCCGCGCTATGCCCCTTATTACCTGCGGCGGGTGCGCATTTCCGCTCAAGACCCCTTATTTATTATGTTAAAAGAGCAAAAATTCCCTTACCACCCGGAAGTGGGACAAGATGAGACCACCGCTTCTACTTTCGTGTTGGAGTTTCCGGTCTGCGCGCCGGAAGGCAGTATTACCCGCGCCGATCTCAATGGAATTGAGCAGCTCGAATATTGGAAGATGGTTAAAGAAAATTACACCGAACACAATCCTTCGGTGACCATTTCTGTCGTTGAAGAAGAATGGATCGCGGTAGCCAATTGGCTCTACAACTATTGGGATATACTGGGTGGTTTGTCTTTTCTGCCGCGAACTGAGGCAGTCTACCAACTTGCCCCTTTCGAGGAAATTACTGCGGAAGAATATCAAAGGCGCGTTGCTGAACTCCCTAAGACGGACTTTTCCCACATTGTGATTTATGAAAAAGAAGATACTACCCGAGGGGCTAAAGAACTGGCTTGCAGTGGCAGTGGGTGCGAGATTGATCCGGAAGAAGGCTCACTTATCGGTGGCGCTCCCCATCGCTATCCCTAG
- a CDS encoding ABC transporter substrate-binding protein: MIRKKAHLSVALPIAIPSKVGVALLLSLLVASCLDTNNTAIPTLKWYVVNEISGAFDEAARQCSKAAQGAYQIKIVTLPADASQQRVQLVRRLAAKDTDIDIIGMDIIWTAEFAEAGWILPWNGKAASQVRQGRLKSSVESATYKNQLWAIPFTSNIQLLWYRTDQVERPPQTWNELIEMAEALGTGTLQVQGARYEGLTVLFNSLLASAGGSVLDETGEAVSLEQEPTEKALSIMKRIGTSPASDPSLATAREDESRLAFEAGSAFMINYTYVWPSAHQNAPRIAAHLGWARWPAAIEGKPSRVTLGGINLGVGAYSQYPDLAFQAAACIASREHQRLAATKGGLLPTLENLYEDPQIETAFPFANVLQATLKDAAQRPSSPLYNDISLAISRTLHPMKAIDPQEDISKLRKIIDRALRSEGLL, translated from the coding sequence TTGATCCGGAAGAAGGCTCACTTATCGGTGGCGCTCCCCATCGCTATCCCTAGCAAGGTAGGAGTAGCGCTACTCCTTTCATTGCTTGTCGCTTCCTGCTTAGATACCAATAACACGGCCATCCCTACCTTAAAATGGTATGTGGTCAATGAAATCTCCGGCGCCTTTGACGAGGCGGCAAGACAATGTTCAAAGGCAGCTCAGGGTGCCTATCAAATAAAAATAGTTACTCTGCCCGCTGATGCCAGCCAACAACGGGTGCAACTGGTGCGGCGGCTAGCGGCAAAAGATACAGACATTGACATAATTGGCATGGACATCATCTGGACCGCTGAGTTTGCTGAGGCAGGTTGGATTTTGCCGTGGAATGGTAAGGCAGCTTCCCAAGTTAGGCAAGGACGCCTAAAATCCAGTGTTGAAAGCGCCACTTATAAAAATCAGCTCTGGGCCATTCCCTTTACCAGCAATATTCAACTGCTTTGGTACCGTACCGATCAGGTGGAAAGGCCGCCCCAGACTTGGAATGAATTGATTGAAATGGCCGAAGCCCTGGGAACCGGCACCCTTCAAGTGCAAGGGGCACGCTATGAAGGCTTGACCGTTTTGTTCAATTCCTTGCTGGCTTCCGCAGGCGGCTCCGTGCTAGACGAAACCGGTGAGGCCGTCTCCCTGGAACAAGAACCCACTGAAAAAGCCCTAAGCATTATGAAACGCATCGGGACTTCCCCGGCCTCCGACCCTTCACTCGCTACTGCCCGCGAGGATGAATCCCGACTCGCCTTTGAAGCGGGAAGCGCTTTTATGATTAATTATACTTATGTTTGGCCAAGCGCCCATCAGAACGCCCCCCGCATCGCTGCCCACCTGGGATGGGCCCGCTGGCCGGCAGCCATCGAAGGTAAACCTAGCCGGGTGACCCTGGGGGGCATTAACTTAGGTGTTGGCGCCTATTCTCAATATCCCGATTTGGCCTTTCAAGCGGCTGCCTGCATTGCCTCCAGGGAACATCAACGACTTGCAGCGACCAAGGGCGGCTTATTGCCTACACTCGAAAACTTGTATGAAGATCCCCAAATTGAAACGGCTTTCCCCTTCGCTAATGTCCTCCAAGCCACCCTAAAAGATGCGGCCCAGCGTCCTTCCAGTCCTCTCTATAATGATATTTCCTTGGCCATCAGCCGGACCTTGCACCCCATGAAAGCCATCGATCCCCAGGAAGATATTTCCAAGCTGCGGAAGATTATTGACCGGGCACTCCGCTCCGAAGGACTGCTATGA
- a CDS encoding carbohydrate ABC transporter permease, whose translation MNARNKAERRLGWLLCAPAVITMGTVTAYPILYAIWLSLHRYDLRFPHDRSFVGLSNYWSVLNSELWWQTLGNTLTITLGSVSVELVLGFCLALVMHRAIFARAMVRAAILIPYGIITVVAALAWKFAFDPTTGFVNALLNLEGAWLTERWTAFFVIILTEIWKTTPFMALLLLAGLTLIPEDLLKAARVDGASAIQRFFRITLPLMKPTVLVALLFRTLDAFRIFDTVFVQTRGAQGTETVSITGYNALIVRLNLGLGSAVSVLIFICVILIAVLFIKGFGTSVAQQRGER comes from the coding sequence ATGAACGCTCGAAACAAAGCGGAACGCCGTTTGGGATGGCTGCTCTGCGCACCGGCAGTAATCACCATGGGAACAGTCACCGCCTATCCTATTCTCTATGCCATATGGCTGTCCCTGCACCGCTATGATTTGCGTTTCCCCCATGACCGCTCATTCGTGGGCTTGAGCAACTACTGGAGTGTACTGAACTCTGAGCTGTGGTGGCAAACATTGGGTAATACCTTAACCATTACCCTCGGTTCGGTATCAGTGGAGCTGGTGCTTGGCTTTTGCTTAGCTTTAGTGATGCACCGGGCAATTTTTGCCCGCGCGATGGTACGAGCAGCCATTCTTATCCCTTATGGAATTATCACGGTAGTGGCTGCTCTAGCTTGGAAATTCGCTTTTGATCCGACTACCGGGTTTGTCAATGCCCTGCTTAATTTGGAAGGCGCCTGGCTCACGGAACGTTGGACGGCGTTTTTCGTTATTATTTTGACCGAAATTTGGAAGACTACCCCCTTTATGGCCTTACTCCTCCTGGCGGGGTTGACCCTGATTCCAGAAGATCTGCTTAAAGCCGCCCGGGTAGACGGAGCCTCCGCAATACAGCGTTTTTTCAGGATCACCCTGCCCCTCATGAAACCAACGGTGCTTGTGGCCTTGCTGTTCCGTACTCTAGATGCCTTTCGGATTTTTGATACGGTATTTGTGCAGACCCGAGGCGCTCAGGGGACAGAAACCGTCTCCATTACCGGTTACAATGCCCTTATCGTCAGGCTTAATTTGGGCCTTGGCTCGGCAGTCTCAGTGCTGATCTTTATTTGCGTGATACTCATTGCCGTGCTGTTTATTAAAGGTTTTGGAACGTCTGTGGCTCAACAACGAGGTGAACGGTGA
- a CDS encoding carbohydrate ABC transporter permease, translating into MARGKFNQNLAERLFWGSGNVMVIVYALVPVAWIISLSLKRGADLNDNRFFPRTLSFEHYQAIFQDPQFPAALWNSVGIGAISTLFAVILAMFAAYAIVRLEFPGKQVILSGALAIAMFPAIAIIGPLFNLWRQIGLFDTWLGLILPYMTFTLPLAIWTLSAFFREIPWDLDKAARVDGATPFQAFRKVIVPLAAPGVFTAAILVFIFAWNDFLFAISLTSTNQARTVPAAIAFFTGTSRFELPTGSIAAASVVVTLPIVAIVLIFQRRIVAGLTSGAVKG; encoded by the coding sequence ATGGCTCGTGGGAAATTTAACCAAAATCTGGCAGAACGGCTTTTCTGGGGGAGCGGCAATGTGATGGTCATCGTCTATGCCCTCGTTCCCGTAGCCTGGATTATCTCCCTCTCCCTTAAAAGAGGCGCTGATCTCAACGACAACCGCTTCTTCCCACGCACCCTCAGTTTTGAACACTACCAGGCTATTTTCCAAGATCCCCAGTTTCCAGCCGCCCTGTGGAATTCGGTGGGCATTGGGGCTATTTCTACCCTCTTTGCCGTTATCTTGGCCATGTTTGCCGCCTATGCCATTGTGCGGTTGGAGTTCCCCGGCAAGCAAGTCATTCTCTCGGGAGCCCTGGCGATTGCCATGTTTCCAGCAATTGCCATCATTGGTCCCCTCTTCAATTTATGGCGGCAAATCGGGCTCTTTGATACTTGGCTGGGGCTGATCCTGCCCTATATGACCTTTACCCTGCCTTTAGCTATCTGGACTTTATCGGCCTTTTTTAGGGAGATTCCCTGGGATCTGGACAAAGCCGCCCGCGTCGACGGCGCCACGCCATTTCAAGCCTTCCGCAAAGTGATTGTGCCACTGGCTGCACCCGGAGTCTTCACGGCAGCTATTTTAGTCTTCATTTTCGCTTGGAATGACTTTTTATTTGCCATTTCCCTAACTTCCACTAACCAAGCCCGAACCGTACCTGCAGCTATCGCTTTTTTTACCGGCACTTCTCGATTTGAACTGCCCACCGGCTCCATTGCAGCGGCCTCCGTGGTAGTTACTCTTCCTATTGTGGCCATCGTTTTAATTTTTCAGCGCCGCATTGTTGCTGGCCTTACTTCTGGTGCAGTTAAGGGCTAG
- a CDS encoding ABC transporter ATP-binding protein: MAELIIDNVTKRFSDGTEAVRNVSLTIQDGQFFILVGPSGCGKSTLLNMIVGLEEITQGELRVDGQVINTLDPKDRNMAMVFQSYAIYPHMTVRENMAFPLKLAKRPQEEIAQKVNQAATILELTEFLDRKPASLSGGQRQRVAMGRAIVRQPQAFLLDEPLSNLDAKLRVQMRTELSRLQKRLRTTTIYVTHDQSEAMTLGDRVAIFHQGVVQQVGTPRDLYTAPRNLFVAGFIGSPAMNFLPAQLESEHLILPMAKFKLPAKLRDRLPNFQGPVIAGIRPEHFQDVALVGEDKEILPTFKATVDVIEWMGADVYAHFAIQGEINEQLQNLTKDLEVQPLQDSTIRLIARLGAASQATEGDELEIQLDIHKLHLFDSQSGENLTG, translated from the coding sequence ATGGCAGAGCTCATTATTGACAACGTCACTAAGCGCTTTTCTGATGGTACTGAAGCGGTAAGAAATGTTAGTTTAACCATCCAAGACGGCCAGTTCTTTATTCTGGTGGGCCCTTCAGGTTGTGGAAAATCTACTTTGCTCAATATGATTGTGGGACTTGAAGAGATCACACAAGGGGAGCTTCGGGTAGATGGCCAAGTAATTAATACCCTGGATCCCAAGGATCGGAACATGGCCATGGTTTTCCAAAGCTATGCCATTTACCCTCATATGACGGTGCGGGAAAATATGGCGTTCCCTCTGAAATTAGCCAAAAGACCCCAGGAAGAAATTGCCCAAAAAGTAAACCAAGCAGCCACGATACTGGAACTTACTGAATTTCTGGACCGCAAACCCGCTAGCTTATCGGGGGGGCAACGACAACGGGTCGCCATGGGACGGGCCATTGTACGCCAACCTCAAGCATTCTTGCTAGATGAGCCCTTATCTAACCTTGATGCCAAACTCCGGGTCCAGATGCGTACCGAACTGTCACGCTTACAAAAGCGCCTAAGGACGACCACCATTTACGTCACTCATGACCAAAGTGAAGCTATGACCCTGGGCGACCGAGTCGCCATATTCCACCAAGGTGTGGTACAACAGGTGGGAACACCCCGGGATCTTTATACTGCTCCCCGTAACCTATTTGTGGCTGGCTTTATTGGCTCTCCCGCAATGAATTTTCTCCCTGCTCAACTAGAAAGCGAACACCTTATTCTGCCTATGGCTAAATTCAAGCTTCCTGCTAAATTACGGGACCGACTTCCCAATTTCCAGGGTCCTGTCATTGCCGGTATTCGCCCTGAACATTTTCAAGATGTTGCTCTCGTAGGAGAGGATAAAGAGATCCTCCCTACTTTCAAGGCTACTGTTGACGTTATTGAATGGATGGGGGCTGACGTCTATGCGCACTTTGCAATTCAAGGGGAAATCAATGAACAGCTACAAAACTTGACTAAAGACTTAGAAGTTCAGCCCCTCCAAGACAGCACTATCCGGCTAATTGCTCGGCTAGGCGCAGCAAGCCAAGCCACGGAAGGAGATGAACTGGAGATACAGCTTGATATCCACAAACTGCATCTATTCGATAGCCAAAGTGGCGAAAATCTCACTGGCTAA
- a CDS encoding BON domain-containing protein — protein sequence MKKPDKYKIFILIILMTILMLGCASSPEKGRGEYVSDAWITSKVKSALIADPQVSGFDIQVETYRGIVQLSGFVDTREQSREAEDVARSIEGVRDVENRITVK from the coding sequence ATGAAAAAACCAGATAAATACAAGATTTTTATATTAATTATCTTGATGACTATTTTAATGTTAGGTTGTGCGAGTAGCCCTGAAAAAGGGAGAGGAGAATATGTTAGTGATGCATGGATTACCTCAAAGGTTAAAAGTGCCTTAATAGCGGATCCACAGGTGAGTGGGTTTGATATTCAGGTAGAAACTTATCGAGGTATAGTGCAGCTCAGCGGATTTGTTGATACTAGAGAACAATCCCGGGAAGCGGAAGATGTTGCCCGTAGTATTGAAGGCGTGAGGGACGTTGAGAATAGAATTACCGTGAAATAG
- a CDS encoding retropepsin-like aspartic protease yields the protein MKRFFIGLAVILWLGVPVHHIAANEFDTIVSMQGKDSATYYIQGNINGYGSVEFMVDTGSGYLTINEDTLAVLKQEKRIRYVKDLRGILADGREMIVPVYSVSAIRLGENCWLRDIEAAVFPGRTRHILGLSALQRAAPFIFSVDPPQLVLSHCDSAPDNILSKTSDFSTAK from the coding sequence ATGAAGCGCTTTTTTATCGGGCTTGCTGTGATTTTATGGTTGGGTGTCCCGGTTCATCATATAGCAGCTAATGAATTTGATACCATAGTCTCCATGCAAGGAAAAGATTCTGCTACCTATTATATTCAAGGAAATATTAATGGTTATGGATCAGTGGAGTTTATGGTGGATACTGGTTCAGGTTATCTCACAATTAATGAAGACACGCTTGCCGTGCTTAAGCAGGAGAAACGCATCCGTTACGTGAAAGATCTAAGGGGTATTTTAGCAGATGGTAGAGAAATGATAGTGCCGGTGTATTCGGTCAGTGCTATCCGTCTGGGGGAAAATTGCTGGCTTCGAGATATTGAAGCTGCGGTATTCCCAGGAAGAACACGCCATATTTTAGGATTAAGCGCCCTTCAACGGGCAGCTCCTTTCATTTTTTCGGTTGATCCACCTCAATTAGTGCTAAGCCACTGTGATAGTGCACCTGATAATATCTTATCTAAAACAAGTGATTTTTCTACGGCAAAATAA
- a CDS encoding DUF1328 domain-containing protein translates to MLGWAITFLVVAIVAALLGFTGIAGIAVEIAWILFIVGIILFVVFLLLGRRRSPPL, encoded by the coding sequence ATGCTTGGTTGGGCAATAACTTTTTTAGTCGTAGCAATCGTAGCAGCGCTTCTAGGATTCACAGGAATAGCTGGAATTGCCGTAGAAATTGCTTGGATCTTATTTATTGTAGGAATTATTTTGTTTGTAGTATTTTTGCTTCTAGGACGGCGGCGCTCTCCGCCACTATAG
- a CDS encoding response regulator transcription factor: MGMKDQCLGSAIKGPGKPLLELHDVIQKASVFIVHHDEKESYALRRMIASTEWEIETYFSAESFLDEFDPARPGCLLLDVHVPKMGGLLLQKQLREMNSFLPIIFISSHGTVPEAVEAIHGGAADFLTKPWQESVLLKRLWTCLERDQHVREHQRRQEEVIARMARLTPREREIMELVVKGRMNKVIAFELGISLKTVENHRSQVMKKLQAKTQADLIRLALLCSNVVEH, encoded by the coding sequence ATGGGTATGAAGGATCAATGCTTAGGGAGTGCTATCAAAGGCCCTGGCAAGCCACTGCTAGAGCTTCATGATGTTATTCAAAAGGCGAGCGTCTTTATTGTCCATCATGATGAAAAAGAGAGCTATGCACTGCGTCGGATGATCGCCTCGACAGAATGGGAGATTGAAACCTATTTTTCGGCTGAATCCTTTTTGGATGAATTTGATCCTGCGCGTCCAGGGTGCCTGCTACTTGATGTCCACGTACCTAAAATGGGTGGCTTATTACTTCAGAAACAATTGCGAGAAATGAACAGCTTTTTGCCTATTATCTTTATTTCCTCCCATGGAACAGTCCCAGAGGCGGTAGAAGCTATCCATGGAGGAGCTGCCGATTTTCTTACAAAACCTTGGCAAGAATCAGTACTACTGAAGCGCCTCTGGACATGCCTGGAAAGAGACCAGCATGTTCGAGAGCACCAAAGAAGGCAGGAAGAAGTTATTGCACGGATGGCCCGATTAACTCCACGTGAAAGGGAGATCATGGAGTTGGTGGTGAAGGGACGAATGAATAAGGTGATTGCTTTCGAACTAGGGATTAGCCTTAAAACAGTTGAAAATCACCGGTCGCAAGTAATGAAAAAACTTCAAGCCAAAACTCAGGCCGATCTGATTCGCTTGGCTTTATTATGTTCAAATGTAGTGGAACATTGA